Below is a window of Desmonostoc muscorum LEGE 12446 DNA.
GTCCTGCGTGACTTACTGCGGCTAGTTGGCTACTAAAGCTTAAAACATAAAACACTACTAGATTATTGGAGAAAAAAATGACAAATAAAGAAACTCGTCCTTCTGGTGATTTACCACTCGTTGCACCAGAATATAACGGCATAGACCGCAATGCTTTTTTGTTTGGCTGGACTCCCCAAGCCGAAATTTGGAACGGTCGCTTGGCGATGATTGGTTTTGTTTCCTATTTACTTTGGGATTTAGCCGGCTATAGTTTACTGCGTGACATATTGCACATCATCAGATATTAGCAATAGTCCTACTTAATCATTCATGAAAAATAATATTCCCGACTTGTTTAATAAGTCGGGGATATTATTGTTCATTAGACTTCTTGCATAAATCAAAAAAAAGAACCCCACCCCGCCTTTGACTTGCGTCAAAGTCTCCCCTCCCGAAGAGCGGGGAGGGGCTGGGGGTAGGGTGGTAGGGGACTTTTGCAAGAGGTCTATTATTTTACTTCTGAATTCTGAATTCTGAATTCTGAATCCTGAATTCTGCTATAGCAAAAAGCGAACTAACACATAAAAAGCCGAAGTTACTAATTGCAATAACATCACTGGAATACCGTAGTGCAAAAAAGTTCTAAACGATATTCGCCGTCCATGCTGCTCAGAAATACCCGCAGCTACGATATTAGATGATGCCCCTACTAGTGTGCCATTACCTCCCAAAGTTGCACCAAACATCATCGCATAAAACAGTGGTAATACTTCTGGGGGAAACTGTCCTTGAAAGTCTTGTGCTAGAACTTCTGCGGGTGCTAAACCAACAGTCACAATATACTGTTTGAGTAAGGGCACCATCGCCACCACTAAAGGAATATTAGGCACTACGCTAGATAATATCCCCACAAAAAATAACAAGAATAGCGAACCCAGGATAATATTTTTTCCTAAAATAGCTGCCAATATTCCTGATAAACCATTGATTACCCCAGTTTTTTCCAGCCCCCCTATTAGGACAAAAATACTCATAAAAAATATTAATGTACTCCAATCTACATCCCGCAAAATATTATTAACTGAATCAATTTTGCTATGGTGAGATAACAGCAAAGCTAAAGCCGCTCCTAACAAAGCTACAGCAGCAGGAGAAATTGGAACTGGTAGGGATTCTCCAATCACAAAAAACAGCAGCACAAAAAAGACAATAATTGCACCCACACTTAAAGCTCGCGGATGATTAATTTGGGGATGTGGGAGTTCTTCGAGATTATCCAGTTGTGTATTCCAAATTTTCCGGAATAAAAATGGTAGTGTTACAACTACTGTGACAACAGCAATCACTCCTCCTAAACTCAATTTCAATAAATAGTCAGTAAAGCTGATATTCACAGCATCACCAACAATAAATGTAGCTGGATCGCCTACTAAAGTCAGCAGTCCGGCACTATTAGCAACAAATACCATTAAAATCAATAAGGGTACGAAATTTATTCCAATTTCCTGCGCCATTGGTGGAATTAAAGGTGCTAACAACATGACTGTTGTGGCATTCGGTAAAACGGCACAAATTGGTGTGACAATACCGACAATGGCAAGTAGTAGACGCTTACCTTTTCCTTGAGCAATGATGACTATTT
It encodes the following:
- a CDS encoding chlorophyll a/b-binding protein, producing the protein MTNKETRPSGDLPLVAPEYNGIDRNAFLFGWTPQAEIWNGRLAMIGFVSYLLWDLAGYSLLRDILHIIRY
- a CDS encoding ArsB/NhaD family transporter → MENWQAILSVITFIGVIILVMTEWVHLTIAALLGALLLVFTNVMTLEQAVGYIGNSHGTLGLFFGVMVLVRAFEPTKIFEYLATQIVIIAQGKGKRLLLAIVGIVTPICAVLPNATTVMLLAPLIPPMAQEIGINFVPLLILMVFVANSAGLLTLVGDPATFIVGDAVNISFTDYLLKLSLGGVIAVVTVVVTLPFLFRKIWNTQLDNLEELPHPQINHPRALSVGAIIVFFVLLFFVIGESLPVPISPAAVALLGAALALLLSHHSKIDSVNNILRDVDWSTLIFFMSIFVLIGGLEKTGVINGLSGILAAILGKNIILGSLFLLFFVGILSSVVPNIPLVVAMVPLLKQYIVTVGLAPAEVLAQDFQGQFPPEVLPLFYAMMFGATLGGNGTLVGASSNIVAAGISEQHGRRISFRTFLHYGIPVMLLQLVTSAFYVLVRFLL